In a genomic window of Microbispora sp. ZYX-F-249:
- the lgt gene encoding prolipoprotein diacylglyceryl transferase — MPLLASIPSPSQGVWNLGPIPIRAYALCIVLGVIVAVWIGERRWRARGGAPGTITDLAVWAVPFGLVGGRLYHVITDWQIYFGSDAPKRPIDALFIWEGGLGIWGAIALGALGVYIACRRRGISFTAVADTLAPGVAVAQAIGRWGNYFNQELFGGPTDLPWGLEIEPGRPGTVPGATTYHPAFLYESLWDLALAVVLVLAARRFALRHGRVFALYVAGYTLGRFWIEGLRVDPAHQILGLRLNQWTSIVIFLCALAYLWLARNRAGEEPLGAQIGDGDPAHADPAHGRDQADEPELLRAEEPDETPGDPQETAAAGANAAGDAGPAEGEADRR, encoded by the coding sequence ATGCCCCTCCTCGCCTCGATTCCCAGCCCGTCACAGGGGGTCTGGAATCTCGGACCGATCCCGATCCGCGCGTACGCGCTGTGCATCGTGCTCGGTGTCATCGTCGCCGTCTGGATCGGCGAACGCCGCTGGCGCGCCCGTGGCGGCGCCCCCGGGACGATCACCGACCTCGCGGTCTGGGCCGTGCCGTTCGGCCTCGTCGGCGGACGTCTCTACCACGTCATCACCGACTGGCAGATCTACTTCGGCTCGGACGCGCCCAAGCGGCCGATCGACGCCCTGTTCATCTGGGAGGGCGGCCTCGGCATCTGGGGCGCGATCGCCCTCGGCGCGCTCGGTGTCTACATCGCCTGCCGGCGGCGCGGCATCTCCTTCACCGCCGTCGCCGACACCCTCGCCCCCGGTGTGGCCGTGGCCCAGGCCATCGGCCGCTGGGGCAACTACTTCAACCAGGAGCTGTTCGGCGGCCCCACCGACCTGCCGTGGGGCCTGGAGATCGAGCCGGGCCGTCCGGGCACCGTCCCCGGCGCGACCACCTACCACCCGGCGTTCCTGTACGAGTCGTTGTGGGACCTCGCGCTCGCCGTCGTGCTGGTCCTGGCCGCCCGCCGGTTCGCACTGCGGCACGGCCGGGTGTTCGCGCTGTACGTGGCGGGCTACACGCTCGGCCGGTTCTGGATCGAGGGGCTGCGGGTGGACCCCGCCCACCAGATCCTCGGCCTGCGGCTGAACCAGTGGACCTCGATCGTCATCTTCCTGTGCGCGCTGGCGTACCTGTGGCTGGCCCGCAACCGGGCGGGCGAGGAGCCGCTGGGCGCGCAGATCGGCGACGGCGACCCCGCCCACGCCGACCCCGCTCACGGGCGGGACCAGGCCGACGAGCCGGAACTGCTGCGTGCGGAGGAACCAGACGAGACGCCGGGCGATCCCCAGGAGACGGCGGCCGCGGGCGCGAACGCCGCGGGCGACGCCGGCCCGGCGGAGGGGGAGGCCGACCGGCGATGA
- a CDS encoding VIT1/CCC1 transporter family protein, whose translation MTKATTGARAEIHHEHRDVNGGWLRPAVFGAMDGLVSNFALIAGVAGGTAETRIIALAGIAGLAAGAFSMAGGEYVSVASQRELAQAEIDVERRELERHPEAEEAELARMYEQRGVDPETAREVARQISRDPEEALAVHTRAELGVDPDDLPSPVLAAVSSFLSFSLGAIVPLLPYLLGVRGLWISAVVSMVALFAAGAVVSRVTARSWWFSGLRQLVVGAVAAALTWGLGSLIGTGGL comes from the coding sequence ATGACGAAGGCCACGACGGGGGCGCGGGCCGAGATCCACCACGAGCACCGGGACGTCAACGGCGGCTGGTTACGCCCGGCGGTCTTCGGCGCGATGGACGGGCTGGTCTCCAACTTCGCGTTGATCGCGGGTGTCGCCGGCGGCACCGCCGAGACCAGGATCATCGCGCTCGCGGGCATCGCCGGCCTGGCCGCCGGAGCGTTCTCCATGGCGGGCGGCGAGTACGTGTCGGTCGCCAGCCAGCGCGAGCTCGCGCAGGCAGAGATCGACGTCGAGCGCCGGGAGCTGGAGCGGCACCCGGAGGCCGAGGAGGCCGAGCTCGCCCGGATGTACGAACAGCGGGGCGTGGATCCGGAGACCGCCAGGGAGGTCGCCCGGCAGATCTCCCGCGACCCGGAGGAGGCCCTGGCCGTCCACACGCGGGCCGAGCTGGGCGTGGACCCCGACGACCTGCCCTCGCCCGTGCTCGCCGCCGTGTCGTCGTTCCTGTCGTTCAGCCTGGGCGCGATCGTCCCGCTCCTGCCGTACCTGCTGGGCGTGCGGGGGCTGTGGATCTCCGCCGTGGTGTCGATGGTGGCGCTGTTCGCCGCCGGCGCCGTGGTCTCCCGGGTGACGGCCCGCAGCTGGTGGTTCAGCGGCCTGCGCCAGCTCGTGGTGGGCGCCGTGGCCGCGGCGCTGACCTGGGGCCTGGGCTCGCTGATTGGAACCGGCGGTCTATGA
- a CDS encoding bis-aminopropyl spermidine synthase family protein, whose protein sequence is MSGHEAIDELLAEAGVDGLRLRGALALLSGGRWWTLSDLVRETATSRRTIESLLRALPLEHSGDRVRIPIDQVNRYNVAIDTDISGLGNPVSEMVAAHAETLGRLETLIAEAPRGRHALDHVSATADTVLRRALLLGRRFWLPGARLLCVGDHDLTSLAVRMVHPEVEVAVADIDDRILEYIDAQDLGVRTRWADLRLGLPPSLRGWADLAITDPPYTPEGIGLFAARAAEGLRDRDRGRILVAYGASERTPMLALKVQKALIDLNLLQEAIFPHFNRYHGAEAIGSAADLYVLRPTTKTWPAIASRLDRLATAIYTQGPQSVESAPAAPPDEAAVTAFGPDLLAGDWPRGLLPQVPRTRLATLLAKPYAADPGRVAIAVPAGLEAALPRLLLATRARHVRVLTAGPITDPAALAALLAPVYALTVAPRETGHVLDAVRLARPDGGPDRAIRTIMDNAHGKVANTWRETLTETAGLTKRQARAAVEEAAPWALDATPLELPLHRFAQMAALITATRLPGGGEGG, encoded by the coding sequence ATGAGTGGTCATGAGGCGATCGACGAACTGCTCGCGGAGGCCGGCGTGGACGGCCTGCGCCTGCGCGGAGCGCTGGCGCTCCTGTCCGGCGGCCGCTGGTGGACCCTGTCCGACCTGGTCAGGGAGACCGCGACGTCGCGGCGGACGATCGAGTCGCTGCTGCGGGCGCTCCCCCTCGAGCACAGCGGCGACCGCGTCCGTATTCCCATCGATCAGGTTAACCGCTACAACGTCGCAATTGATACGGATATTTCCGGTCTTGGGAATCCGGTCTCCGAGATGGTCGCGGCGCACGCCGAGACGCTCGGCCGCCTGGAGACCCTGATCGCCGAGGCCCCCCGGGGACGGCACGCGCTCGACCACGTCTCCGCGACCGCGGACACCGTGCTGCGCCGCGCCCTGCTGCTGGGGCGGCGGTTCTGGCTGCCCGGCGCCCGCCTGCTGTGCGTCGGCGACCACGACCTGACCTCGCTGGCCGTGCGGATGGTCCACCCCGAGGTCGAGGTCGCCGTGGCCGACATCGACGACCGCATCCTGGAGTACATCGACGCCCAGGACCTGGGGGTGCGCACCCGCTGGGCGGACCTGCGCCTCGGCCTGCCGCCGTCGCTGCGCGGCTGGGCCGACCTCGCGATCACCGACCCGCCGTACACGCCGGAGGGGATCGGGCTGTTCGCGGCCCGCGCCGCCGAGGGCCTGCGCGACCGCGACCGGGGACGCATCCTGGTGGCCTACGGCGCCTCCGAGCGCACGCCGATGCTCGCGCTCAAAGTGCAGAAAGCCCTCATCGACCTCAATCTGCTGCAAGAGGCGATATTTCCGCACTTCAACCGGTATCACGGCGCGGAGGCGATCGGCAGCGCGGCGGACCTGTACGTGCTGCGCCCCACCACGAAGACGTGGCCGGCGATCGCCTCCCGGCTCGACCGCCTCGCCACGGCCATCTACACACAGGGCCCCCAGTCCGTCGAGTCCGCCCCGGCGGCGCCGCCGGACGAGGCGGCCGTGACGGCGTTCGGGCCGGACCTGCTCGCCGGCGACTGGCCGCGCGGCCTGCTGCCGCAGGTGCCGCGCACCCGGCTCGCCACCCTGCTGGCCAAGCCGTACGCCGCCGACCCCGGGCGCGTGGCGATCGCCGTGCCGGCCGGGCTGGAGGCGGCGCTGCCCCGCCTGCTGCTCGCGACCCGCGCCCGGCACGTGCGCGTGCTCACGGCCGGTCCGATCACGGACCCGGCCGCGCTGGCCGCGCTGCTGGCCCCCGTCTACGCGCTGACCGTCGCGCCCCGGGAAACGGGCCACGTGCTCGACGCCGTACGGCTCGCGCGGCCGGACGGCGGCCCGGACCGCGCGATACGCACGATCATGGACAACGCGCACGGGAAGGTCGCCAACACCTGGCGGGAGACGCTCACCGAGACGGCCGGGCTCACCAAGCGCCAGGCCAGGGCGGCCGTCGAGGAGGCCGCGCCGTGGGCGCTCGACGCCACCCCGCTCGAACTCCCCCTCCACCGGTTCGCCCAGATGGCGGCGCTGATCACCGCGACGCGGCTACCGGGCGGCGGGGAGGGAGGCTGA
- the gltB gene encoding glutamate synthase large subunit — protein sequence MPAARLGLPGGLPEPQGLYDPGFEHDACGVAMVADVAGRRSYDIVAKALTALRNLDHRGASGSEPDTGDGAGILTQIPDAFFRAAVNFPLPPEGAYAAGTAFLPLDEQARASAVGLIEQIAAEEGVTVLGWRDLPVDRDLPGATARAVMPHFAQLFVTSPGGETGVDLDRIVFAFRKRAEHEADVYFASLSSRTIVYKGMLTSLQVEPFFADLSDERYVSAIALVHSRFSTNTFPSWPLAHPYRYVAHNGEINTVRGNRNWMRAREAMLATGLIPGDLRRLFPICDPDGSDTASFDETLELLHLGGRSLPHAVLMMIPEAWENHTEMDPARRAFYEFHSTLMEAWDGPASITFSDGTLVGAVLDRNGLRPGRFWVTDDGLVVLASEAGVLSDIPQEKVVRKGRLQPGRMFLVDTARGRIVEDDEIKAELAAAEPYGEWLHAGLVRFEELPEREHEHPTHEALVKRQQTFGYTEEELRVILTPMAKNGAEPIGSMGTDSPVAVLSEKPRLLFDYFSQLFAQVTNPPLDAIREELVTSLQSTIGPEGNLLDPGPASCRRLVLPYPVIDNDELAKIVHINDEGALPGFQPYVVSGLFDAAGGGEALVRRLEEIRREVSRAIEDGARIIVLSDRGSSRERAPIPSLLLTGAVHHHLIREKSRTRVGLVIETGEARECHHMALLIGYGASAINPYLALETVEDMIATGRLDLDPRKAVRNLIKAYGKGVLKVMSKMGVSTVASYTGAQIFEALGLGAEVIDQCFAGTTSRLGGVGFDVLATEALERHARAYPRAENPHRRLEVGGEYQWRREGEPHLFNPTTVFKLQHSTRTRRYEIFKEYTSLVDGQSEKLMTLRGLFRLRPAGAPVPIDEVEPVESIVKRFSTGAMSYGSISMEAHETLAIAMNRLGAKSNTGEGGEDPERLYDPERRSAIKQVASGRFGVTSEYLVNADDLQIKMAQGAKPGEGGQLPGHKVYPWIAKTRHSTPGVGLISPPPHHDIYSIEDLAQLIHDLKNSNPRARVHVKLVAEVGVGTVAAGVSKAHADVVLISGHDGGTGASPLTSIKHAGAPWELGLAETQQTLLLNGLRDRIVVQADGQLKTGRDVIIAALLGAEEYGFATAPLVVSGCVMMRVCHLDTCPVGVATQNPELRKRFTGKPEFVVNFFEFIAQEVREYLAELGYRSLDEVIGRADLLETTQAVEHWKASGLDLSPILHQPELPEGTPRRKVVEQDHGLDRALDNTLIQLAEGALKLGEPVTLELPIRNVNRTVGTMLGHEVTKRYGGAGLPDNTIDVSFTGSAGNSFGAFVPRGVTLRLTGDANDYLGKGLSGGRIVVRPHPDAPFEAETQVISGNVGLYGATSGEVFVRGVVGERFCVRNSGATAVVEGVGDHGCEYMTGGRAVVLGPTGRNFAAGMSGGVAYVLDLRPERVNREMVELEAPDDEDAEFLREIVDRHFAETGSTVAKALLADWDAALGRFSKVMPSDYKRVLLARAAAEAEGRDIDEAVMAAAHG from the coding sequence ATGCCTGCTGCCCGCCTTGGCCTTCCCGGAGGTCTCCCCGAGCCCCAGGGACTCTACGACCCCGGATTCGAGCATGACGCCTGTGGCGTAGCCATGGTGGCCGATGTCGCGGGCCGCCGCAGCTACGACATCGTCGCCAAGGCACTGACCGCGCTCCGCAACCTCGACCACCGGGGTGCCAGCGGCAGCGAGCCGGACACCGGCGACGGTGCGGGCATCCTCACGCAGATCCCCGACGCGTTCTTCCGCGCGGCCGTGAACTTCCCGCTGCCGCCCGAGGGCGCGTACGCCGCGGGCACCGCGTTCCTGCCGCTGGACGAGCAGGCGAGGGCCTCCGCGGTCGGCCTCATCGAGCAGATCGCCGCCGAGGAGGGCGTCACCGTCCTCGGCTGGCGCGACCTGCCGGTGGACCGCGACCTGCCCGGCGCCACCGCACGCGCGGTCATGCCCCACTTCGCCCAGCTGTTCGTGACCTCGCCCGGCGGCGAGACCGGCGTCGACCTCGACCGGATCGTGTTCGCCTTCCGCAAGCGGGCCGAGCACGAGGCGGACGTCTACTTCGCCTCGCTGTCCTCGCGGACGATCGTCTACAAGGGCATGCTGACCTCGCTGCAGGTCGAGCCGTTCTTCGCCGACCTGTCCGACGAGCGCTACGTCAGCGCCATCGCGCTGGTGCACTCGCGCTTCTCGACCAACACCTTCCCCTCCTGGCCGCTGGCCCACCCGTACCGGTACGTCGCGCACAACGGCGAGATCAACACCGTGCGCGGCAACCGCAACTGGATGCGCGCCCGCGAGGCGATGCTCGCCACCGGCCTGATCCCGGGCGACCTGCGGCGGCTGTTCCCGATCTGCGACCCCGACGGCTCCGACACCGCCTCGTTCGACGAGACGCTGGAGCTGCTGCACCTCGGCGGCCGGTCGCTGCCGCACGCCGTGCTGATGATGATCCCGGAGGCGTGGGAGAACCACACCGAGATGGACCCGGCCCGCCGGGCCTTCTACGAGTTCCACTCCACGCTCATGGAGGCGTGGGACGGCCCCGCCTCGATCACCTTCTCCGACGGCACGCTGGTCGGCGCGGTCCTCGACCGCAACGGCCTGCGCCCGGGCCGGTTCTGGGTGACCGACGACGGCCTGGTCGTGCTCGCCTCCGAGGCGGGCGTGCTGTCCGACATCCCGCAGGAGAAGGTCGTCCGCAAGGGCCGCCTGCAGCCGGGCCGCATGTTCCTGGTGGACACCGCGCGCGGCCGGATCGTCGAGGACGACGAGATCAAGGCCGAGCTCGCCGCCGCCGAGCCGTACGGCGAGTGGCTGCACGCGGGCCTGGTCCGCTTCGAGGAGCTGCCCGAGCGCGAGCACGAGCACCCGACGCACGAGGCGCTGGTCAAGCGGCAGCAGACCTTCGGCTACACCGAGGAGGAGCTGCGGGTCATCCTCACGCCGATGGCCAAGAACGGCGCCGAGCCGATCGGCTCGATGGGCACCGACAGTCCCGTGGCGGTGCTGAGCGAGAAGCCGCGGCTGCTGTTCGACTACTTCAGCCAGCTGTTCGCGCAGGTCACCAACCCGCCGCTGGACGCCATCCGCGAGGAGCTCGTCACCTCGCTGCAGTCGACGATCGGCCCCGAGGGCAACCTGCTCGACCCCGGCCCGGCCTCCTGCCGCCGGCTCGTGCTGCCCTACCCGGTGATCGACAACGACGAGCTCGCCAAGATCGTCCACATCAACGACGAGGGCGCGCTGCCCGGCTTCCAGCCGTACGTCGTGTCCGGCCTGTTCGACGCGGCCGGCGGCGGCGAGGCGCTGGTGCGGCGGCTGGAGGAGATCCGCCGGGAGGTCTCCCGGGCCATCGAGGACGGCGCGCGGATCATCGTGCTGTCCGACCGCGGGTCCTCCCGCGAGCGGGCGCCGATCCCGTCGCTGCTGCTCACCGGCGCGGTGCACCACCACCTCATCCGGGAGAAGTCCCGCACCCGGGTCGGCCTCGTGATCGAGACCGGCGAGGCCCGCGAGTGCCACCACATGGCCCTGCTCATCGGGTACGGCGCGAGCGCGATCAACCCCTACCTCGCCCTGGAGACGGTCGAGGACATGATCGCCACGGGCCGGCTCGACCTGGACCCGCGCAAGGCCGTGCGCAACCTGATCAAGGCGTACGGCAAGGGCGTGCTCAAGGTCATGTCCAAGATGGGCGTGTCCACGGTCGCCTCCTACACCGGCGCGCAGATCTTCGAGGCCCTCGGCCTCGGCGCCGAGGTCATCGACCAGTGCTTCGCCGGCACCACCTCCCGCCTCGGCGGCGTCGGCTTCGACGTGCTCGCCACGGAGGCGCTGGAGCGGCACGCACGGGCCTACCCCCGCGCGGAGAACCCGCACCGGCGGCTGGAGGTCGGCGGCGAGTACCAGTGGCGCCGCGAGGGCGAGCCGCACCTGTTCAACCCGACCACGGTCTTCAAGCTGCAGCACTCCACCCGCACCCGGCGGTATGAGATCTTCAAGGAGTACACGTCCCTCGTGGACGGGCAGTCCGAGAAGCTCATGACGCTGCGCGGCCTGTTCAGGCTGCGTCCCGCCGGCGCGCCCGTGCCGATCGACGAGGTCGAGCCGGTCGAGTCGATCGTCAAGCGGTTCTCCACCGGCGCCATGTCGTACGGCTCGATCTCGATGGAGGCGCACGAGACGCTGGCCATCGCGATGAACCGGCTCGGCGCCAAGTCGAACACCGGCGAGGGCGGCGAGGACCCCGAGCGGCTGTACGACCCCGAGCGGCGCAGCGCGATCAAGCAGGTGGCCTCCGGCCGCTTCGGCGTGACCAGCGAGTACCTCGTCAACGCCGACGACCTGCAGATCAAGATGGCGCAGGGCGCCAAGCCCGGCGAGGGCGGCCAGCTGCCCGGCCACAAGGTGTACCCGTGGATCGCCAAGACCCGGCACTCCACGCCCGGCGTCGGCCTCATCTCGCCGCCGCCGCACCACGACATCTACTCGATCGAGGACCTGGCCCAGCTCATCCACGACCTGAAGAACTCCAACCCGCGCGCCCGCGTCCACGTGAAGCTGGTCGCCGAGGTCGGGGTCGGGACCGTGGCGGCGGGCGTCAGCAAGGCCCACGCCGACGTCGTGCTGATCTCCGGCCACGACGGCGGCACCGGCGCCTCCCCGCTGACATCGATCAAGCACGCGGGCGCCCCCTGGGAGCTCGGCCTGGCCGAGACCCAGCAGACGCTGCTGCTCAACGGGCTGCGCGACCGCATCGTCGTGCAGGCCGACGGCCAGCTCAAGACCGGCCGCGACGTGATCATCGCGGCGCTGCTCGGCGCCGAGGAGTACGGCTTCGCCACCGCTCCGCTGGTCGTGTCCGGCTGCGTCATGATGCGGGTCTGCCACCTCGACACCTGCCCGGTGGGCGTGGCCACGCAGAACCCCGAGCTGCGCAAGCGGTTCACCGGCAAGCCCGAGTTCGTGGTGAACTTCTTCGAGTTCATCGCCCAGGAGGTGCGCGAGTACCTCGCCGAGCTCGGCTACCGCTCGCTGGACGAGGTCATCGGGCGGGCCGACCTGCTCGAGACCACCCAGGCCGTCGAGCACTGGAAGGCCTCCGGCCTCGACCTGTCGCCGATCCTGCACCAGCCGGAGCTGCCGGAGGGCACCCCGCGCCGCAAGGTCGTCGAGCAGGACCACGGGCTCGACAGGGCGCTGGACAACACCCTGATCCAGCTCGCCGAGGGCGCGCTGAAGCTCGGCGAGCCGGTGACGCTGGAGCTGCCCATCCGCAACGTCAACCGCACGGTCGGCACCATGCTCGGCCACGAGGTGACCAAGCGGTACGGCGGCGCCGGCCTGCCGGACAACACGATCGACGTGTCGTTCACCGGCTCGGCGGGCAACTCGTTCGGCGCGTTCGTGCCGCGCGGCGTCACGCTGCGGCTGACCGGCGACGCCAACGACTACCTCGGCAAGGGCCTGTCGGGCGGCCGGATCGTCGTCCGCCCGCACCCCGACGCGCCGTTCGAGGCCGAGACGCAGGTCATCTCCGGCAACGTCGGACTGTACGGCGCGACGTCCGGCGAGGTCTTCGTCCGCGGCGTCGTGGGCGAGCGGTTCTGCGTCCGCAACTCCGGCGCGACCGCCGTCGTCGAGGGCGTGGGCGACCACGGCTGCGAGTACATGACCGGCGGCCGGGCCGTCGTCCTCGGGCCGACCGGCCGCAACTTCGCCGCCGGCATGTCGGGCGGCGTCGCGTACGTGCTCGACCTGCGGCCCGAGCGGGTCAACCGCGAGATGGTCGAACTGGAGGCGCCTGACGACGAGGACGCCGAGTTCCTGCGGGAGATCGTCGACAGGCACTTCGCGGAGACCGGGTCCACGGTGGCCAAGGCGCTGCTCGCCGACTGGGACGCCGCGCTCGGCCGCTTCTCCAAGGTCATGCCGTCGGACTACAAGCGGGTCCTGCTGGCGCGGGCCGCCGCCGAGGCCGAGGGCCGCGACATCGACGAGGCGGTCATGGCCGCCGCACACGGATAA
- a CDS encoding glutamate synthase subunit beta, which produces MADPKGFLTHGRELPARRPVDVRIRDWREVYEDFPKPALTKQAARCMDCGIPFCHNGCPLGNLIPEWNDLVYRDDWREAIERLHATNNFPEFTGRLCPAPCESACVLGINSDPVAIKRVEVEIVDRAFAEGWVTPQPPAVKTGRKVAVVGSGPAGLAAAQQLTRAGHDVVVFERADRIGGLLRYGIPEFKMEKRHVDRRIAQMEAEGTEFRTGVDVGVDVTVERLREEFDAVVLAGGATAWRDLPVPGRELKGVYQAMEYLPPANKAQEGDFPESPISAKGKHVVVIGGGDTGADCIGTAIRQGALSVTQLEIMPRPPAARPGSQPWPTYPLLFKMESAHEELEAGAGDRVYAVSTTEFAGDDEGNVRALRLVEVEGPAAGFKPIPGTEREIPAELVTLAMGFLGPEKGALLNDLAALSGDPESFFDARGNVARNASYETSVEGVFAAGDMGRGQSLIVWAIAEGRSAAAAVDRYLSGRTVLPVPIPPTARPLV; this is translated from the coding sequence ATGGCTGACCCGAAGGGGTTCCTGACACACGGGCGCGAGCTGCCGGCGCGCCGCCCGGTCGACGTGCGCATCCGCGACTGGCGCGAGGTCTACGAGGACTTCCCCAAGCCCGCGCTCACCAAGCAGGCGGCCCGCTGCATGGACTGCGGCATCCCGTTCTGCCACAACGGCTGCCCGCTCGGGAACCTCATCCCCGAGTGGAACGACCTCGTCTACCGCGACGACTGGCGTGAGGCCATCGAGCGGCTGCACGCGACCAACAACTTCCCGGAGTTCACCGGCCGTCTGTGCCCGGCGCCGTGCGAGTCGGCGTGCGTGCTCGGCATCAACTCCGACCCCGTGGCGATCAAGCGGGTCGAGGTCGAGATCGTCGACCGCGCCTTCGCCGAGGGCTGGGTCACGCCGCAGCCGCCCGCCGTGAAGACGGGCCGTAAGGTCGCGGTCGTCGGATCGGGCCCGGCCGGCCTCGCCGCCGCGCAGCAGCTCACCCGCGCGGGGCACGACGTGGTCGTGTTCGAGCGGGCCGACCGGATCGGCGGGCTGCTCCGCTACGGCATTCCCGAGTTCAAGATGGAGAAGCGGCACGTCGACCGCCGCATCGCCCAGATGGAGGCCGAGGGCACCGAGTTCCGCACCGGCGTCGACGTCGGCGTGGACGTCACGGTGGAGCGGCTCCGCGAGGAGTTCGACGCGGTCGTGCTGGCGGGCGGCGCCACGGCGTGGCGCGACCTGCCGGTGCCCGGCCGCGAGCTCAAGGGCGTCTACCAAGCGATGGAGTACCTCCCGCCGGCCAACAAGGCGCAGGAGGGCGACTTCCCCGAGTCGCCGATCTCGGCGAAGGGCAAGCACGTCGTCGTGATCGGCGGCGGTGACACCGGCGCCGACTGCATCGGCACGGCGATCCGGCAGGGGGCCCTTTCTGTCACCCAGCTGGAGATCATGCCGCGGCCGCCGGCGGCCCGTCCGGGCAGCCAGCCGTGGCCGACGTACCCGCTGCTGTTCAAGATGGAGAGCGCGCACGAGGAGCTCGAGGCCGGCGCGGGCGACCGCGTGTACGCCGTGTCCACCACGGAGTTCGCCGGCGACGACGAGGGCAACGTGCGGGCGCTGCGCCTGGTCGAGGTCGAGGGCCCGGCGGCGGGGTTCAAGCCGATCCCCGGCACCGAGCGGGAGATCCCGGCCGAGCTGGTCACGCTCGCGATGGGCTTCCTCGGCCCGGAGAAGGGCGCGCTGCTGAACGACCTCGCGGCGCTGTCCGGCGACCCGGAGTCGTTCTTCGACGCCCGGGGCAACGTGGCCAGGAACGCGTCGTACGAGACGTCGGTCGAGGGCGTGTTCGCGGCCGGCGACATGGGCCGGGGCCAGTCGCTGATCGTGTGGGCGATCGCCGAGGGCCGGTCGGCGGCGGCGGCGGTCGACCGCTACCTGAGCGGGCGGACCGTCCTGCCCGTTCCCATTCCGCCGACGGCGCGGCCTCTCGTCTGA
- a CDS encoding S8 family peptidase: protein MYARGRLAGAIMSITLLGGLGAAGLQGTATASEPSQDYLVFYTDGGRAAAQRAVEAAGGTVRGRDDKLGYLVVRASDPVKIGADPSVVGVTLDRPVGKAADVPASAGARAAGTGVADIGKAPGGDPLSDRQWDMKMIGATPNGSYAKARGSHKVLVGVIDTGIDGKHPDIAPNFDRALSRNFVIDQPTDENGKKLDGPCEHKGCKDPADVDDDGHGTHVASTIGSPINGLGVSGVAPDVSLVNLRAGTDSGFFFLKPTMDALEYAADVGVDVVNMSFYVDPWTFNCANNPSDTPRERLEQRAILEGMRRAVKYARAHGVTLVTAIGNAGGDLGKPKTDTTSPDFPRGAEKKRPIDNTCLNVPAELDGVISVSSVGPSGRKAGYSDYGVEQTDIAAPGGDMFDGGTDLKGATREILAAAPEHVLRAKGLLFANGKPKTASVVRDCQGGRCAYYQYMEGTSMAAPHVTGVAALIIGRFGKPGKGGLQMDPAQVERLLYATAIPKGCPTPRAYRYGTGETAVCEGPTDKNGFFGHGLVDAARAATVSP, encoded by the coding sequence TTGTACGCACGGGGGCGGCTCGCCGGGGCCATCATGTCCATCACGCTGCTCGGCGGGCTGGGGGCCGCGGGCCTGCAGGGGACCGCGACCGCGTCCGAGCCTTCGCAGGACTACCTGGTCTTCTACACCGACGGCGGCCGGGCCGCCGCGCAGCGGGCGGTCGAGGCGGCCGGAGGCACGGTGCGGGGGCGGGACGACAAGCTCGGCTACCTCGTCGTGCGCGCGTCAGACCCGGTGAAGATCGGCGCCGACCCCTCCGTGGTCGGCGTCACGCTCGACCGTCCCGTCGGCAAGGCCGCGGACGTGCCCGCCTCGGCCGGCGCGCGGGCCGCCGGGACGGGCGTGGCGGACATCGGGAAGGCGCCCGGCGGCGACCCCCTGTCGGACCGCCAGTGGGACATGAAGATGATCGGCGCCACGCCCAATGGCTCGTACGCCAAGGCCCGGGGCAGCCACAAGGTGCTCGTGGGCGTCATCGACACCGGGATCGACGGCAAGCACCCCGACATCGCGCCGAACTTCGACCGGGCGCTGAGCCGCAACTTCGTGATCGACCAGCCCACCGACGAGAACGGCAAGAAGCTCGACGGGCCCTGCGAGCACAAGGGCTGCAAGGACCCGGCGGACGTCGACGACGACGGCCACGGCACCCACGTCGCGAGCACGATCGGCTCGCCGATCAACGGCCTCGGCGTCAGCGGGGTCGCCCCCGACGTCTCGCTGGTCAACCTCCGCGCCGGCACCGACTCGGGCTTCTTCTTCCTCAAGCCCACCATGGACGCCCTGGAGTACGCCGCCGACGTCGGCGTCGACGTGGTCAACATGAGCTTCTACGTCGACCCCTGGACGTTCAACTGCGCGAACAACCCCAGCGACACGCCCAGGGAGCGGCTGGAGCAGCGGGCGATCCTGGAGGGGATGCGCCGGGCGGTCAAGTACGCCCGCGCGCACGGCGTCACGCTGGTCACGGCCATCGGCAACGCCGGCGGCGACCTCGGCAAGCCGAAGACGGACACCACCAGCCCGGACTTCCCGCGCGGGGCGGAGAAGAAGCGGCCCATCGACAACACCTGCCTCAACGTCCCCGCAGAGCTCGACGGCGTCATCTCCGTGTCGTCGGTCGGCCCCAGCGGGCGCAAGGCGGGATACTCCGACTACGGCGTCGAGCAGACCGACATCGCCGCGCCGGGCGGCGACATGTTCGACGGCGGCACCGATCTCAAGGGCGCGACCCGGGAGATCCTGGCCGCCGCCCCCGAGCACGTCCTGCGCGCAAAGGGCCTCCTGTTCGCGAACGGCAAGCCGAAGACGGCCTCGGTCGTCCGCGACTGCCAGGGCGGCAGATGCGCCTACTACCAGTACATGGAGGGCACGTCCATGGCGGCGCCGCACGTCACCGGCGTGGCGGCGTTGATCATCGGCCGGTTCGGCAAGCCGGGCAAGGGCGGGCTCCAGATGGACCCCGCGCAGGTGGAGCGCCTGCTGTACGCGACGGCGATCCCGAAGGGCTGCCCCACGCCGCGGGCCTACCGCTACGGCACCGGCGAGACCGCGGTCTGCGAGGGGCCCACGGACAAGAACGGGTTCTTCGGCCACGGGCTGGTCGACGCCGCCCGGGCCGCCACCGTCTCGCCCTGA